The Phaeobacter gallaeciensis DSM 26640 genomic sequence GGTGAGATTTCCTGTTCGGAGGCATTTGATAGGGTCATCCGAGACCGGGCCGAGGAAGTCGCCGCGGTCATGCGAAGACGGACGACGCAAACAAATGAGCCGGGACGCTGTGCTGTCTTGCTGCCCCTTTTGGCGCAGATCACTGGACCGATCGCGCTGATTGAGGTGGGCGCCTCCGCTGGTCTGTGCCTGTTGCCGGATGTCTATGGATATGACTGGGGCGACCATAAGCTGTCCCCGCCGTCGGAGTTTGCACGTCGCTCTCCGATTTTTCAGTGCAGCGCGTCACCGGGTACGCCGCGACCGGTGGCGCACCCTGATATCATCTGGAGGGCGGGGCTGGATCTGAACCCTCTTGATGTCAGTTGTGATGCTGACATGGCCTGGCTGGAGCAGTTGGTCTGGCCTGAACATCAGCTGCGCCTTGATCGACTGCGGTCTGCGATTTCGGTCGCAAAGCATTGTCCGCCACGTGTGGTTTCCGGAGATTTGACGCAGGACCTGCCTGCGCTGATTGCTGAGGCACCGGCCAATGCAACCGTCGTCGTCTTTCACACCGCAGTTCTGACCTATGTCGCGGGTCAACAGCGGCGGGATGCTTTCGCCAAGCAGATGCTTGAGAGTGACGCAATATGGATCAGCAATGAGGGACCGCGCGTCTTCCCTCAGTTTGCAGCCCGTGCAGGTCAGTCTCGGGACGATATGTTCTTACTTATGCAGGACGGTCAGCCCTTGGCATGGACCGGTCCGCATGGGCAGCAGATCGCGTGGCTGTCTGCTGCTGGAGCATAGCACGCAAGATAAAAAGCCGCCCATGAGGGCGGCTTTTCGCTGTGATATCGAAGGTTACCTGATGTCGATTCAGACCCAGGGGCGCTCTTGCGAAGCTTTGTCTTCAAAGCTGGCGATGGAGGTGGATTTTTCCATGGTCAGACCGATGTCGTCGAGCCCGTTCAGCAGGCAGTGCTTTTTGAACGCATCAACGTCGAATTTGATCACCTCACCATCAGACGTGGTGATCTCCTGCGCTTCCAGATCGACGGTCATGCGTGCGTTGGCACCTTTTTCCGCGTCCTTCATCAGCAGATCTACCTGCTCTTGCGGCAGGACAATCGGCAAGATGCCGTTCTTGAAGCTGTTGTTGAAGAAGATGTCCGCAAAGGATGTGGACACAATGCATTTGATACCAAAGTCGGCAATCGCCCAAGGCGCGTGTTCGCGCGATGAGCCGCAGCCAAAGTTGTCGCCCGCAATCAGGATCTCGGCATCGCGATACTGCGGCTTGTTCAGCACGAAGTCGGCAATCTCGGATCCGTCGCGGTTATAGCGCATCTCGTCGAACAGGTTCTTGCCGAAACCGGTGCGCTGAATGGACTTCAGGAACACCTTCGGAATGATCATGTCGGTGTCGATGTTGACCAGCGGCATGGGGGCAGCGATGCCTTGGATTTTTGTGAATTTTTCCATTTTGCTGGCTCCTTAGTTCAGCTCGCGCACATCGGTCAGCTTGCCTGTCAGGGCAGCAGCGGCAGCCATGGCTGGGGACACCAGATGGGTGCGACCCTTGTAGCCCTGACGACCTTCG encodes the following:
- a CDS encoding DUF2332 domain-containing protein translates to MIHHIAERYIRFAQFEAAGQSPIYERLALHVAHSQNCLGFLSVLPADRQQPNLLFAAVRHVAGEISCSEAFDRVIRDRAEEVAAVMRRRTTQTNEPGRCAVLLPLLAQITGPIALIEVGASAGLCLLPDVYGYDWGDHKLSPPSEFARRSPIFQCSASPGTPRPVAHPDIIWRAGLDLNPLDVSCDADMAWLEQLVWPEHQLRLDRLRSAISVAKHCPPRVVSGDLTQDLPALIAEAPANATVVVFHTAVLTYVAGQQRRDAFAKQMLESDAIWISNEGPRVFPQFAARAGQSRDDMFLLMQDGQPLAWTGPHGQQIAWLSAAGA
- the leuD gene encoding 3-isopropylmalate dehydratase small subunit; protein product: MEKFTKIQGIAAPMPLVNIDTDMIIPKVFLKSIQRTGFGKNLFDEMRYNRDGSEIADFVLNKPQYRDAEILIAGDNFGCGSSREHAPWAIADFGIKCIVSTSFADIFFNNSFKNGILPIVLPQEQVDLLMKDAEKGANARMTVDLEAQEITTSDGEVIKFDVDAFKKHCLLNGLDDIGLTMEKSTSIASFEDKASQERPWV